From Excalfactoria chinensis isolate bCotChi1 chromosome 4, bCotChi1.hap2, whole genome shotgun sequence, one genomic window encodes:
- the LOC140252284 gene encoding SLAIN motif-containing protein-like isoform X4, with amino-acid sequence MMVVPGSAPLIQQDRALEPDVGRGPTQSSAMGPGTEPAPREVGPELEEVRKLQELVRRLEIQNQHLRTRSRRSVLGTALQSEMRTGVDNHDSGLNGMEINNSINAMAEKQELQIMADLHSKLSKIRREEGENNCFKKDTGAQTQYGCLSAPEELPSDTCKVEVETDDNVRCLSRVDSGGSTELMGNLLIAGTESTAKINQQNPNEKSGDLASLLNNTALDEVKVLELENCNEEEDSWLYVSPRKSAVNHKTGSPLQWCRQVLDNPSPETEAACRTLISRLDQGYLSMHSALSSQSSVDSELSTSDDSISMGYKLQDLTDVQVMARLQEESLRQDCASSSASVSRRSSSASLHSLRRGTYSDQEFDTYSLEDEDDYDCSLSYRSAHRYSPSPLSSPRCQSPSSSADYSRASASRIRPPRRSVQSPMQDRLKYANSEEEMRHSMPNLARTSLRALESVRSSRSLESDLQVPSSRLSRIQQPSASLAPSKLRYSSGAGQSPLTVRQPMKAGSCTNSLLTPRQPVKACSYTAPVSGVRKPQASSLSTGSSGGSSTTRSMVTVAKNSPMKARTSVGGTSVPRSKLTPPSKRFLQSAKTTPNTVDDSWKDGCY; translated from the exons ATGATGGTGGTTCCTGGCAGCGCCCCGCTCATACAGCAGGACCGTGCTCTGGAGCCTGACGTGGGGCGAGGGCCGACGCAGAGCTCCGCCATGGGCCCCGGCACTGAGCCTGCACCCAGGGAGGTGGGCCCGGAGCTGGAGGAGGTACggaagctgcaggagctggtgaGGAGGTTGGAGATCCAGAACCAGCACCTGAGGACGAGGAGTCGCAGGAGCGTGcttggcacagctctgcagagcgAGATGCGAACCGGCGTGGATAACCACGACTCTGGGCTCAACGGGATGGAAATTAACAACAGCATCAACGCGATGGCGGAGAAGCAGGAATTGCAAATCATGGCGGATCTGCACAGCAAGCTGAGCAAAATCCgaagagaggagggagagaacAACTGCTTCAAAAAAGACACGGGTGCCCAAACGCAGTACGGCTGCCTCAGCGCTCCTGAGGAGCTGCCGTCCGACACGTGTAAGGTGGAGGTGGAGACTGATGATAACGTGAGGTGTTTGTCGCGTGTGGATAGCGGTGGTAGCACGGAGCTGATGGGGAACCTGCTCATTGCAGGTACCGAGTCCACGGctaaaataaaccaacaaaatcCCAATGAAAAAAGTGGAGATCTAGCAAGCCTTTTGAATAACACCGCTCTGGATGAAGTGAAAGTGCTGGAACTTGAGAACTGCAACGAAGAAGAAGATAGCTG GCTGTACGTGTCCCCAAGGAAATCAGCTGTCAATCACAAGACAGGCTCGCCTTTGCAGTGGTGCCGGCAGGTGCTGGACAATCCCAGCCCTGAGACTGAAGCCGCCTGCCGGACTCTTATCAGCAGGCTGGACCAAG GTTATTTAAGCATGCAttctgcactgagctcacagtCATCTGTGGACAGCGAGCTGAGCACATCTGATGACTCCATCTCGATGGGATATAAGCTGCAGGACTTGACTGACGTCCAGGTTATGGCACGCCTTCAGGAAGAAA GTCTCCGCCAGGACTGCGCCTCCAGCTCAGCGTCCGTGTCGCGTCGCAGCTCCAGTGCCTCCCTGCACTCCCTGCGCAGGGGTACCTACAGCGACCAGGAGTTCGACACGTACAGCCTGGAGGACGAGGATGATTACGACTGTTCCCTGTCGTACCGCAGTGCTCACAGATACTCACCATCTCCGCTCAGCTCCCCCAGATGTCAGTCCCCTTCTTCCAGTGCAGACTATAGCAGGGCCTCCGCTTCTCGTATCCGTCCCCCGCGGAGATCTGTGCAAAGCCCAATGCAAGACCGGCTGAAGTATGCCAACAGCGAAG AGGAGATGCGGCACAGCATGCCCAACCTGGCCAGGACGAGCCTTCGAGCTTTGGAGTCTGTGAGAAGCAGTCGGAGTTTGGAGTCGGATCTGCAGGTGCCCAGCAGTCGACTTTCAAGAATTCAGCAACCATCAGCAA GTCTGGCTCCCAGTAAGCTCAGGTATTCCTCCGGTGCTGGGCAGTCTCCCCTCACAGTGCGACAACCGATGAAAGCTGGATCATGCACAAACTCTCTGTTAACACCCAGGCAGCCGGTGAAGGCTTGCAGTTACACAGCTCCTGTTAGCGGAGTTCGAAAGCCACAGGCTTCTTCCCTTAGCACAGGCTCTTCCGGAGGCAGTTCCACTACTAGAAGCATGGTCACTGTGGCAAAAAATTCACCCATGAAAGCACGCACATCTGTTGGAGGAACTTCAGTGCCCAGGAGCAAGCTGACGCCGCCGTCCAAGAG ATTTCTTCAATCAGCAAAAACCACGCCGAACACTGTGGACGATTCCTGGAAGGATGGGTGTTACTGA
- the LOC140252284 gene encoding SLAIN motif-containing protein-like isoform X2: MMVVPGSAPLIQQDRALEPDVGRGPTQSSAMGPGTEPAPREVGPELEEVRKLQELVRRLEIQNQHLRTRSRRSVLGTALQSEMRTGVDNHDSGLNGMEINNSINAMAEKQELQIMADLHSKLSKIRREEGENNCFKKDTGAQTQYGCLSAPEELPSDTCKVEVETDDNVRCLSRVDSGGSTELMGNLLIAGTESTAKINQQNPNEKSGDLASLLNNTALDEVKVLELENCNEEEDSWLYVSPRKSAVNHKTGSPLQWCRQVLDNPSPETEAACRTLISRLDQASRWKNLYCSPLASPSAHNLNTETGSCSNALNSPGHLKSTNKALLTCGSSGYLSMHSALSSQSSVDSELSTSDDSISMGYKLQDLTDVQVMARLQEESLRQDCASSSASVSRRSSSASLHSLRRGTYSDQEFDTYSLEDEDDYDCSLSYRSAHRYSPSPLSSPRCQSPSSSADYSRASASRIRPPRRSVQSPMQDRLKYANSEEEMRHSMPNLARTSLRALESVRSSRSLESDLQVPSSRLSRIQQPSASLAPSKLRYSSGAGQSPLTVRQPMKAGSCTNSLLTPRQPVKACSYTAPVSGVRKPQASSLSTGSSGGSSTTRSMVTVAKNSPMKARTSVGGTSVPRSKLTPPSKRFLQSAKTTPNTVDDSWKDGCY; this comes from the exons ATGATGGTGGTTCCTGGCAGCGCCCCGCTCATACAGCAGGACCGTGCTCTGGAGCCTGACGTGGGGCGAGGGCCGACGCAGAGCTCCGCCATGGGCCCCGGCACTGAGCCTGCACCCAGGGAGGTGGGCCCGGAGCTGGAGGAGGTACggaagctgcaggagctggtgaGGAGGTTGGAGATCCAGAACCAGCACCTGAGGACGAGGAGTCGCAGGAGCGTGcttggcacagctctgcagagcgAGATGCGAACCGGCGTGGATAACCACGACTCTGGGCTCAACGGGATGGAAATTAACAACAGCATCAACGCGATGGCGGAGAAGCAGGAATTGCAAATCATGGCGGATCTGCACAGCAAGCTGAGCAAAATCCgaagagaggagggagagaacAACTGCTTCAAAAAAGACACGGGTGCCCAAACGCAGTACGGCTGCCTCAGCGCTCCTGAGGAGCTGCCGTCCGACACGTGTAAGGTGGAGGTGGAGACTGATGATAACGTGAGGTGTTTGTCGCGTGTGGATAGCGGTGGTAGCACGGAGCTGATGGGGAACCTGCTCATTGCAGGTACCGAGTCCACGGctaaaataaaccaacaaaatcCCAATGAAAAAAGTGGAGATCTAGCAAGCCTTTTGAATAACACCGCTCTGGATGAAGTGAAAGTGCTGGAACTTGAGAACTGCAACGAAGAAGAAGATAGCTG GCTGTACGTGTCCCCAAGGAAATCAGCTGTCAATCACAAGACAGGCTCGCCTTTGCAGTGGTGCCGGCAGGTGCTGGACAATCCCAGCCCTGAGACTGAAGCCGCCTGCCGGACTCTTATCAGCAGGCTGGACCAAG cCAGTAGATGGAAAAACCTGTATTGCAGTCCTCTGGCCTCACCAAGCGCACATAATTTGAATACAGAGACAGGCTCCTGTAGCAATGCACTAAACTCTCCTGGGCATCTCAAATCGACTAACAAAGCACTACTAACCTGTGGCAGCTCAG GTTATTTAAGCATGCAttctgcactgagctcacagtCATCTGTGGACAGCGAGCTGAGCACATCTGATGACTCCATCTCGATGGGATATAAGCTGCAGGACTTGACTGACGTCCAGGTTATGGCACGCCTTCAGGAAGAAA GTCTCCGCCAGGACTGCGCCTCCAGCTCAGCGTCCGTGTCGCGTCGCAGCTCCAGTGCCTCCCTGCACTCCCTGCGCAGGGGTACCTACAGCGACCAGGAGTTCGACACGTACAGCCTGGAGGACGAGGATGATTACGACTGTTCCCTGTCGTACCGCAGTGCTCACAGATACTCACCATCTCCGCTCAGCTCCCCCAGATGTCAGTCCCCTTCTTCCAGTGCAGACTATAGCAGGGCCTCCGCTTCTCGTATCCGTCCCCCGCGGAGATCTGTGCAAAGCCCAATGCAAGACCGGCTGAAGTATGCCAACAGCGAAG AGGAGATGCGGCACAGCATGCCCAACCTGGCCAGGACGAGCCTTCGAGCTTTGGAGTCTGTGAGAAGCAGTCGGAGTTTGGAGTCGGATCTGCAGGTGCCCAGCAGTCGACTTTCAAGAATTCAGCAACCATCAGCAA GTCTGGCTCCCAGTAAGCTCAGGTATTCCTCCGGTGCTGGGCAGTCTCCCCTCACAGTGCGACAACCGATGAAAGCTGGATCATGCACAAACTCTCTGTTAACACCCAGGCAGCCGGTGAAGGCTTGCAGTTACACAGCTCCTGTTAGCGGAGTTCGAAAGCCACAGGCTTCTTCCCTTAGCACAGGCTCTTCCGGAGGCAGTTCCACTACTAGAAGCATGGTCACTGTGGCAAAAAATTCACCCATGAAAGCACGCACATCTGTTGGAGGAACTTCAGTGCCCAGGAGCAAGCTGACGCCGCCGTCCAAGAG ATTTCTTCAATCAGCAAAAACCACGCCGAACACTGTGGACGATTCCTGGAAGGATGGGTGTTACTGA
- the LOC140252284 gene encoding SLAIN motif-containing protein-like isoform X3 has protein sequence MMVVPGSAPLIQQDRALEPDVGRGPTQSSAMGPGTEPAPREVGPELEEVRKLQELVRRLEIQNQHLRTRSRRSVLGTALQSEMRTGVDNHDSGLNGMEINNSINAMAEKQELQIMADLHSKLSKIRREEGENNCFKKDTGAQTQYGCLSAPEELPSDTCKVEVETDDNVRCLSRVDSGGSTELMGNLLIAGTESTAKINQQNPNEKSGDLASLLNNTALDEVKVLELENCNEEEDSWLYVSPRKSAVNHKTGSPLQWCRQVLDNPSPETEAACRTLISRLDQGYLSMHSALSSQSSVDSELSTSDDSISMGYKLQDLTDVQVMARLQEESLRQDCASSSASVSRRSSSASLHSLRRGTYSDQEFDTYSLEDEDDYDCSLSYRSAHRYSPSPLSSPRCQSPSSSADYSRASASRIRPPRRSVQSPMQDRLKYANSEEEMRHSMPNLARTSLRALESVRSSRSLESDLQVPSSRLSRIQQPSASLAPSKLRYSSGAGQSPLTVRQPMKAGSCTNSLLTPRQPVKACSYTAPVSGVRKPQASSLSTGSSGGSSTTRSMVTVAKNSPMKARTSVGGTSVPRSKLTPPSKSRFLQSAKTTPNTVDDSWKDGCY, from the exons ATGATGGTGGTTCCTGGCAGCGCCCCGCTCATACAGCAGGACCGTGCTCTGGAGCCTGACGTGGGGCGAGGGCCGACGCAGAGCTCCGCCATGGGCCCCGGCACTGAGCCTGCACCCAGGGAGGTGGGCCCGGAGCTGGAGGAGGTACggaagctgcaggagctggtgaGGAGGTTGGAGATCCAGAACCAGCACCTGAGGACGAGGAGTCGCAGGAGCGTGcttggcacagctctgcagagcgAGATGCGAACCGGCGTGGATAACCACGACTCTGGGCTCAACGGGATGGAAATTAACAACAGCATCAACGCGATGGCGGAGAAGCAGGAATTGCAAATCATGGCGGATCTGCACAGCAAGCTGAGCAAAATCCgaagagaggagggagagaacAACTGCTTCAAAAAAGACACGGGTGCCCAAACGCAGTACGGCTGCCTCAGCGCTCCTGAGGAGCTGCCGTCCGACACGTGTAAGGTGGAGGTGGAGACTGATGATAACGTGAGGTGTTTGTCGCGTGTGGATAGCGGTGGTAGCACGGAGCTGATGGGGAACCTGCTCATTGCAGGTACCGAGTCCACGGctaaaataaaccaacaaaatcCCAATGAAAAAAGTGGAGATCTAGCAAGCCTTTTGAATAACACCGCTCTGGATGAAGTGAAAGTGCTGGAACTTGAGAACTGCAACGAAGAAGAAGATAGCTG GCTGTACGTGTCCCCAAGGAAATCAGCTGTCAATCACAAGACAGGCTCGCCTTTGCAGTGGTGCCGGCAGGTGCTGGACAATCCCAGCCCTGAGACTGAAGCCGCCTGCCGGACTCTTATCAGCAGGCTGGACCAAG GTTATTTAAGCATGCAttctgcactgagctcacagtCATCTGTGGACAGCGAGCTGAGCACATCTGATGACTCCATCTCGATGGGATATAAGCTGCAGGACTTGACTGACGTCCAGGTTATGGCACGCCTTCAGGAAGAAA GTCTCCGCCAGGACTGCGCCTCCAGCTCAGCGTCCGTGTCGCGTCGCAGCTCCAGTGCCTCCCTGCACTCCCTGCGCAGGGGTACCTACAGCGACCAGGAGTTCGACACGTACAGCCTGGAGGACGAGGATGATTACGACTGTTCCCTGTCGTACCGCAGTGCTCACAGATACTCACCATCTCCGCTCAGCTCCCCCAGATGTCAGTCCCCTTCTTCCAGTGCAGACTATAGCAGGGCCTCCGCTTCTCGTATCCGTCCCCCGCGGAGATCTGTGCAAAGCCCAATGCAAGACCGGCTGAAGTATGCCAACAGCGAAG AGGAGATGCGGCACAGCATGCCCAACCTGGCCAGGACGAGCCTTCGAGCTTTGGAGTCTGTGAGAAGCAGTCGGAGTTTGGAGTCGGATCTGCAGGTGCCCAGCAGTCGACTTTCAAGAATTCAGCAACCATCAGCAA GTCTGGCTCCCAGTAAGCTCAGGTATTCCTCCGGTGCTGGGCAGTCTCCCCTCACAGTGCGACAACCGATGAAAGCTGGATCATGCACAAACTCTCTGTTAACACCCAGGCAGCCGGTGAAGGCTTGCAGTTACACAGCTCCTGTTAGCGGAGTTCGAAAGCCACAGGCTTCTTCCCTTAGCACAGGCTCTTCCGGAGGCAGTTCCACTACTAGAAGCATGGTCACTGTGGCAAAAAATTCACCCATGAAAGCACGCACATCTGTTGGAGGAACTTCAGTGCCCAGGAGCAAGCTGACGCCGCCGTCCAAGAG CAGATTTCTTCAATCAGCAAAAACCACGCCGAACACTGTGGACGATTCCTGGAAGGATGGGTGTTACTGA
- the LOC140252284 gene encoding SLAIN motif-containing protein-like isoform X1 gives MMVVPGSAPLIQQDRALEPDVGRGPTQSSAMGPGTEPAPREVGPELEEVRKLQELVRRLEIQNQHLRTRSRRSVLGTALQSEMRTGVDNHDSGLNGMEINNSINAMAEKQELQIMADLHSKLSKIRREEGENNCFKKDTGAQTQYGCLSAPEELPSDTCKVEVETDDNVRCLSRVDSGGSTELMGNLLIAGTESTAKINQQNPNEKSGDLASLLNNTALDEVKVLELENCNEEEDSWLYVSPRKSAVNHKTGSPLQWCRQVLDNPSPETEAACRTLISRLDQASRWKNLYCSPLASPSAHNLNTETGSCSNALNSPGHLKSTNKALLTCGSSGYLSMHSALSSQSSVDSELSTSDDSISMGYKLQDLTDVQVMARLQEESLRQDCASSSASVSRRSSSASLHSLRRGTYSDQEFDTYSLEDEDDYDCSLSYRSAHRYSPSPLSSPRCQSPSSSADYSRASASRIRPPRRSVQSPMQDRLKYANSEEEMRHSMPNLARTSLRALESVRSSRSLESDLQVPSSRLSRIQQPSASLAPSKLRYSSGAGQSPLTVRQPMKAGSCTNSLLTPRQPVKACSYTAPVSGVRKPQASSLSTGSSGGSSTTRSMVTVAKNSPMKARTSVGGTSVPRSKLTPPSKSRFLQSAKTTPNTVDDSWKDGCY, from the exons ATGATGGTGGTTCCTGGCAGCGCCCCGCTCATACAGCAGGACCGTGCTCTGGAGCCTGACGTGGGGCGAGGGCCGACGCAGAGCTCCGCCATGGGCCCCGGCACTGAGCCTGCACCCAGGGAGGTGGGCCCGGAGCTGGAGGAGGTACggaagctgcaggagctggtgaGGAGGTTGGAGATCCAGAACCAGCACCTGAGGACGAGGAGTCGCAGGAGCGTGcttggcacagctctgcagagcgAGATGCGAACCGGCGTGGATAACCACGACTCTGGGCTCAACGGGATGGAAATTAACAACAGCATCAACGCGATGGCGGAGAAGCAGGAATTGCAAATCATGGCGGATCTGCACAGCAAGCTGAGCAAAATCCgaagagaggagggagagaacAACTGCTTCAAAAAAGACACGGGTGCCCAAACGCAGTACGGCTGCCTCAGCGCTCCTGAGGAGCTGCCGTCCGACACGTGTAAGGTGGAGGTGGAGACTGATGATAACGTGAGGTGTTTGTCGCGTGTGGATAGCGGTGGTAGCACGGAGCTGATGGGGAACCTGCTCATTGCAGGTACCGAGTCCACGGctaaaataaaccaacaaaatcCCAATGAAAAAAGTGGAGATCTAGCAAGCCTTTTGAATAACACCGCTCTGGATGAAGTGAAAGTGCTGGAACTTGAGAACTGCAACGAAGAAGAAGATAGCTG GCTGTACGTGTCCCCAAGGAAATCAGCTGTCAATCACAAGACAGGCTCGCCTTTGCAGTGGTGCCGGCAGGTGCTGGACAATCCCAGCCCTGAGACTGAAGCCGCCTGCCGGACTCTTATCAGCAGGCTGGACCAAG cCAGTAGATGGAAAAACCTGTATTGCAGTCCTCTGGCCTCACCAAGCGCACATAATTTGAATACAGAGACAGGCTCCTGTAGCAATGCACTAAACTCTCCTGGGCATCTCAAATCGACTAACAAAGCACTACTAACCTGTGGCAGCTCAG GTTATTTAAGCATGCAttctgcactgagctcacagtCATCTGTGGACAGCGAGCTGAGCACATCTGATGACTCCATCTCGATGGGATATAAGCTGCAGGACTTGACTGACGTCCAGGTTATGGCACGCCTTCAGGAAGAAA GTCTCCGCCAGGACTGCGCCTCCAGCTCAGCGTCCGTGTCGCGTCGCAGCTCCAGTGCCTCCCTGCACTCCCTGCGCAGGGGTACCTACAGCGACCAGGAGTTCGACACGTACAGCCTGGAGGACGAGGATGATTACGACTGTTCCCTGTCGTACCGCAGTGCTCACAGATACTCACCATCTCCGCTCAGCTCCCCCAGATGTCAGTCCCCTTCTTCCAGTGCAGACTATAGCAGGGCCTCCGCTTCTCGTATCCGTCCCCCGCGGAGATCTGTGCAAAGCCCAATGCAAGACCGGCTGAAGTATGCCAACAGCGAAG AGGAGATGCGGCACAGCATGCCCAACCTGGCCAGGACGAGCCTTCGAGCTTTGGAGTCTGTGAGAAGCAGTCGGAGTTTGGAGTCGGATCTGCAGGTGCCCAGCAGTCGACTTTCAAGAATTCAGCAACCATCAGCAA GTCTGGCTCCCAGTAAGCTCAGGTATTCCTCCGGTGCTGGGCAGTCTCCCCTCACAGTGCGACAACCGATGAAAGCTGGATCATGCACAAACTCTCTGTTAACACCCAGGCAGCCGGTGAAGGCTTGCAGTTACACAGCTCCTGTTAGCGGAGTTCGAAAGCCACAGGCTTCTTCCCTTAGCACAGGCTCTTCCGGAGGCAGTTCCACTACTAGAAGCATGGTCACTGTGGCAAAAAATTCACCCATGAAAGCACGCACATCTGTTGGAGGAACTTCAGTGCCCAGGAGCAAGCTGACGCCGCCGTCCAAGAG CAGATTTCTTCAATCAGCAAAAACCACGCCGAACACTGTGGACGATTCCTGGAAGGATGGGTGTTACTGA